In Juglans regia cultivar Chandler chromosome 13, Walnut 2.0, whole genome shotgun sequence, the following proteins share a genomic window:
- the LOC108981842 gene encoding uncharacterized protein LOC108981842: MNVNLDIDDIFPDGGLTDSHREEFAIDDLETLAFLEWGHHYILEVLNGNPRNSRKLFRMEVDAFRALCSLLRSNRFLNDTRKGVTVEEQLGMFTLVVATGDEQRIVGHRFQHSTETIKSHVRKVMQALCRLGTHLIYPTHTFGVHPTIVGNSRNYPWFEGCIGAIDGTMIDAIVPVEVREACRNRHEMMTSNGWLFENWRNMELNPSGRACSDVAASARHPDMTVESARVMAAIRNDIAIRMWEARGGH, from the exons ATGAACGTGAATCTTGATATAGATGACATCTTTCCTGATGGGGGTTTGACTGATAGTCATAGAGAAGAATTTGCAATTGATGATCTTGAGACACTTGCATTTCTTGAGTGG GGACATCattatattttggaagttttgaatggGAATCCAAGGAATTCTCGCAAGTTATTCCGAATGGAGGTTGATGCCTTCCGCGCATTATGCAGCTTGTTACGTTCAAATAGATTTTTGAATGATACTAGAAAAGGGGTGACCGTCGAAGAACAATTAGGCATGTTCACATTGGTAGTGGCAACTGGAGACGAACAACGGATTGTGGGGCATCGATTTCAACATTCAACGGAAACTATTAAGTCCCATGTAAGGAAAGTTATGCAGGCCCTGTGTAGGCTTGGGACACATCTTATTTACCCAACCCACACATTCGGGGTGCACCCAACAATTGTAGGCAATTCGAGAAATTATCCTTGGTTTGAG GGATGCATTGGAGCAATTGATGGGACCATGATCGACGCCATTGTACCTGTAGAGGTGCGTGAGGCATGTCGCAACCGGCATGA aatgatgACATCGAATGGCTGGTTGTTCGAGAACTGGAGAAATATGGAGCTCAATCCAAGCGGTCGTGCATGTAGTGATGTCGCAGCTTCAGCACGTCATCCTGACATGACCGTCGAATCAGCCCGGGTTATGGCTGCAATTAGGAATGACATTGCCATTCGTATGTGGGAAGCTAGGGGTGGTCATtga